In Ochrobactrum sp. Marseille-Q0166, a single genomic region encodes these proteins:
- the cyoD gene encoding cytochrome o ubiquinol oxidase subunit IV produces MSSGHETHDQAAHGSLKSYLIGLALAIILTIVPFMLAMNGYFTPATTAAIVVGMAAVQIVVHLVYFLHLDPKSENGWNIMALIFTVIILAIVLAGSIWVMHHLDTNMMPMYMTPDDARNLP; encoded by the coding sequence ATGAGCTCTGGACACGAAACACACGATCAAGCCGCACATGGCAGCCTGAAGTCCTACCTGATTGGTCTGGCTCTCGCGATCATTCTCACCATCGTTCCATTCATGTTGGCGATGAACGGATACTTTACGCCAGCGACGACCGCAGCAATTGTTGTCGGTATGGCTGCCGTTCAGATCGTGGTGCATCTGGTTTATTTCCTGCACCTTGATCCGAAGTCGGAAAATGGGTGGAATATTATGGCGCTCATTTTCACGGTTATCATTCTGGCGATCGTGCTTGCTGGTTCCATCTGGGTCATGCATCACCTCGATACCAATATGATGCCGATGTATATGACGCCGGATGATGCGCGTAATCTGCCTTAG
- the cyoC gene encoding cytochrome o ubiquinol oxidase subunit III yields MSATYYKVGPFKGGNEHPAHEDHHDSGSTTLVGFWIYLMSDCVLFSGLFATYAVLAHQFAGGPTGRELFDLQFVLTETMILLASSLTYGLATLSMFRNNRAGVLFWLAVTFLLGFAFLAMEIYEFNHLIAEGAGPSRSAFLSAFFALVGTHGLHITSGLIWILVLSAQLLRDGLTEKNRTRVMCLSLFWHFLDIIWIGVFTLVYLLGVL; encoded by the coding sequence ATGAGCGCTACTTATTATAAAGTTGGCCCTTTCAAGGGCGGCAACGAGCACCCAGCTCACGAAGACCATCATGATTCCGGGTCGACCACACTGGTCGGCTTCTGGATCTACCTGATGAGCGATTGCGTTCTCTTCTCGGGATTGTTTGCAACCTATGCTGTTCTGGCACATCAATTCGCAGGTGGCCCGACCGGTCGTGAACTGTTTGATCTACAGTTTGTCTTGACCGAAACGATGATCCTGCTGGCGTCGTCGCTGACTTATGGTCTGGCGACGCTCTCGATGTTCAGGAACAATCGTGCAGGTGTTCTGTTCTGGTTGGCCGTGACTTTTCTGCTCGGCTTCGCGTTCCTCGCGATGGAAATCTATGAATTCAATCATCTGATCGCTGAAGGTGCAGGGCCAAGCCGCAGCGCATTCCTCTCGGCGTTCTTTGCGCTGGTTGGAACACACGGTCTGCATATTACCTCTGGCCTCATTTGGATTCTGGTGCTTTCCGCCCAGCTTCTGCGTGATGGCCTGACCGAAAAGAACCGGACGCGCGTGATGTGCTTGAGCCTCTTCTGGCACTTCCTGGACATCATCTGGATTGGCGTCTTTACCCTTGTCTATCTGCTGGGTGTATTGTGA